The sequence ATGAGCGCGACTCCACCTCCGTTGCCTTTGAACATCCGGACTATTCGGTTTTAACGACCGTAGAAAGAAAATTCCGTTTTGGACTGCCCCCGGAGTTTTTCGGCGAAGGAGTTGACCCGGAAGTGCGGCAGAACATCGAAGCGGCGATTGGGCTGCTCAAGAAAAGAGGGCACGAGGTTTTAAATATCTCGTTGCCGCATGCGCCGCTGGCAATAGCAGTGTACTATGTAATTGCCGACGCCGAGGCGTCATCGAACCTTGCCCGCTATGACGGTGTTTGCTACGGGTTGCGCGAAGAAGCAGAGGAGTTAGAAGAGATGTACCGACGCACCCGGTCGCGCGGTTTCGGCGCGGAAGTGAAACGACGTATTATGCTGGGGACATATGTTCTCTCGTTCGGTTATTATGATGCGTACTATTATAAAGCGCAGCAGGTACGGGAACTCATCCGGCGGGACTTTGAGCAAGCCTTTCAGAAGGTTGACCTGCTGATTACACCAACCGCGCCGACTGTGGCGTTTGGCAAGGGAGAAAAAGTTTCCGACCCTTTGGCAATGTACTTATCCGATATTTTTACCGCTCCGGCCAATCTCGCCGGCATACCGGCTCTCTCCGCTCCCTGCGGATTCACAAGCGACAAATTGCCGGTCGGTTTGCAGTTTATCGGACCACCCTTTGGCGAAGCGACGCTATTCCAGGCAAGTTACGCATTAGAGAAAATTCTAAAAGAGAATGCCGTACTTTAAATCCAATAATGTCAGGATATTCTATGAAGAGCGAGGAACCGGTACTCCGATTCTCTTTCTGCACGGCTTCTCGCTTGACCACCGGATGTGGTCGGAGCAGCTGGCGTACTTTTCATCATGGTACCGGACTATCGCCATGGACGCCCGCGGGCATGGGCAATCCGACGC is a genomic window of Candidatus Zixiibacteriota bacterium containing:
- the gatA gene encoding Asp-tRNA(Asn)/Glu-tRNA(Gln) amidotransferase subunit GatA, yielding ERAFSAGKKLNAFITVTSDLALHQAEAIDDRIASGKPTGPLAGVPIALKDNICLSGYPATCASHILDRFIPPYDATCARRLRDAGAVIIGKTNMDEFAMGSSNENSCYGPCANPIRENLVPGGSSGGSAAAVAARITPLAYGSETGGSVRQPASFCGVYGLKPTYGGISRYGLVAFASSMDQIGPLARNTEDLALAYKTVCGRDERDSTSVAFEHPDYSVLTTVERKFRFGLPPEFFGEGVDPEVRQNIEAAIGLLKKRGHEVLNISLPHAPLAIAVYYVIADAEASSNLARYDGVCYGLREEAEELEEMYRRTRSRGFGAEVKRRIMLGTYVLSFGYYDAYYYKAQQVRELIRRDFEQAFQKVDLLITPTAPTVAFGKGEKVSDPLAMYLSDIFTAPANLAGIPALSAPCGFTSDKLPVGLQFIGPPFGEATLFQASYALEKILKENAVL